In one window of Methanoculleus chikugoensis DNA:
- a CDS encoding methanogenesis marker 5 protein: MAKVFIYPATSLILSDLVARFGHKPLGAALGIRERIQTGGVDSPPLQITPEEPKRGLKYAAVEVPSGVRGRMAIYGPLIEEAEAAIIVTEADLAFGCMGCARTDELILFSLRQSGIPILELEYPTNEEEGIRFVAAVKKFLAGLPDGGEA; the protein is encoded by the coding sequence ATGGCAAAGGTGTTTATCTACCCTGCAACGAGCCTCATCCTCTCCGACCTGGTGGCCCGGTTCGGTCATAAACCGCTCGGTGCAGCCCTCGGTATCCGGGAGAGGATACAGACCGGTGGGGTAGACTCCCCGCCCCTGCAGATCACTCCCGAAGAGCCCAAACGCGGCCTGAAGTACGCGGCCGTCGAGGTGCCTTCCGGTGTTCGGGGACGAATGGCGATCTACGGCCCCCTCATCGAGGAGGCCGAGGCCGCGATCATCGTCACCGAGGCCGACCTTGCGTTCGGGTGCATGGGCTGCGCCCGTACCGACGAGCTGATCCTCTTCTCCCTGCGGCAGAGCGGGATCCCGATCCTTGAACTGGAGTACCCCACGAACGAGGAAGAGGGCATCCGGTTCGTAGCCGCCGTCAAGAAGTTCCTCGCAGGTCTCCCGGATGGAGGTGAAGCGTGA